The proteins below come from a single Iocasia fonsfrigidae genomic window:
- the galT gene encoding galactose-1-phosphate uridylyltransferase: MSELRWDPVSREWVITATHRQNRTFKPPKDYCPLCPTKEGGFPTEVPEDYDLVVFQNKFPSLQANPPEPDIGGSVLYPVDKAEGICEVVLFTPEHNGIMSREPLSRYVKLVKVWQDRYQELGSKDFIDYVFIFENKGEEVGVTLEHPHGQIYAYPFIPPKIKRELDSSRDHYEKEGECLFCSLIAEEIADGRRVVTSNDSFTAIVPFFARYTYEVHIYANNHLSSFNDFCAREIEDLAEILRTVIQKYDNLFGFVFPYIMAIHQQPTDGSGEEYSHFHIEFYPPYRTKDKLKYLAGSEAGAGAYINNSLPEDKAAELRKIEVVKE; this comes from the coding sequence ATGTCTGAACTTAGATGGGATCCAGTTAGCAGAGAATGGGTAATTACAGCAACACATAGACAGAACCGGACCTTTAAACCACCTAAAGATTATTGTCCCCTCTGTCCTACTAAAGAGGGTGGATTTCCAACTGAAGTTCCTGAGGATTATGACCTGGTTGTTTTTCAGAATAAATTTCCATCTCTACAAGCAAATCCACCAGAACCAGATATAGGTGGAAGTGTTCTATACCCGGTTGACAAGGCTGAAGGGATTTGTGAGGTTGTTTTATTTACCCCGGAACATAATGGTATTATGTCCAGAGAGCCTTTAAGCCGTTATGTGAAATTGGTTAAGGTCTGGCAGGATAGGTATCAAGAACTCGGTTCTAAGGATTTTATTGATTATGTTTTTATTTTCGAAAATAAGGGTGAAGAGGTAGGGGTTACCCTGGAACACCCTCACGGTCAGATTTATGCTTACCCCTTTATACCACCAAAAATAAAGAGAGAGTTGGATTCCAGTAGGGATCACTATGAAAAGGAAGGGGAATGCCTTTTCTGTAGTCTTATTGCAGAAGAGATTGCGGATGGTAGAAGGGTAGTTACTAGTAATGATTCCTTTACAGCAATAGTTCCTTTTTTTGCCCGGTATACCTATGAGGTACATATTTATGCCAATAATCACCTCTCATCTTTTAATGACTTTTGTGCCAGAGAAATTGAAGACCTGGCAGAAATATTACGGACTGTGATTCAGAAATATGATAATTTATTTGGATTTGTTTTTCCCTATATTATGGCTATTCACCAGCAGCCTACTGATGGTAGTGGAGAAGAATACTCTCATTTCCATATAGAGTTTTATCCACCATATAGGACCAAGGATAAGCTTAAATACCTGGCAGGTAGTGAAGCAGGTGCCGGGGCTTATATTAATAACTCACTGCCGGAGGATAAGGCTGCAGAGTTGCGAAAAATAGAAGTAGTGAAGGAGTGA
- a CDS encoding sugar ABC transporter ATP-binding protein, with the protein MPKVEPIIRMKNISKEFPGVKALSDVDFELSSGEIHALMGENGAGKSTLIKVLTGVHQAEKGEIYFKGKEIRPANPIEAQRIGISTVYQEVNLCPNLSVAENIFIGREPLKNGKIDWKIINTKARELLKRFNIDEIDVTKSLSCFSVAIQQMIAIARALEISAKVLVLDEPTASLDKDETSNLFEIMEKLKEEGMAIIFITHFIDDVYKITDRVTVLRNGKIVDTSATESLPKLDLVAKMIGKDLEQLENIKEKSKVTAKPDELFIEGRQLVNSEISPFDISLHKGEVLGLAGLLGSGRTELVELIFGLNPAEGGQLKINDGEKKITNPKAAMENKFALCPEDRKTAGLIDDLTVRENLILSLQVERGCFKYLPREEQERIADQYIDLLKIATPSAEQKVKNLSGGNQQKVILARWLITQPDLLILDEPTRGIDVGTKTEIQKMVLSLADEGMSIIFVSSELDEVIRVSQRVAVLRDRKKVTELSGDEINESNIMGIIAEGRA; encoded by the coding sequence ATGCCCAAGGTAGAACCGATTATTAGAATGAAAAACATAAGCAAAGAATTTCCCGGGGTTAAAGCCTTATCAGATGTTGATTTTGAATTAAGTTCAGGGGAAATACATGCCCTTATGGGTGAAAATGGTGCCGGGAAATCAACCTTAATTAAGGTGTTAACAGGGGTTCATCAGGCAGAAAAAGGAGAAATATATTTTAAAGGAAAGGAAATAAGGCCGGCTAACCCAATTGAAGCCCAGCGGATAGGGATAAGTACAGTCTATCAGGAGGTAAACCTTTGTCCTAATTTATCAGTTGCTGAGAATATATTTATAGGCCGTGAGCCACTTAAAAATGGAAAAATAGATTGGAAGATAATAAATACTAAGGCTAGAGAATTATTAAAGAGATTTAATATAGATGAGATAGATGTAACAAAGAGTCTATCTTGCTTTTCAGTAGCTATTCAACAGATGATTGCCATAGCCAGGGCACTGGAGATATCAGCTAAAGTCTTGGTACTGGATGAGCCTACTGCCAGTTTAGATAAAGATGAGACTAGCAATCTATTTGAGATTATGGAGAAATTAAAAGAAGAAGGAATGGCAATTATTTTTATAACTCATTTTATTGATGATGTATATAAAATAACAGATAGGGTTACTGTTTTAAGAAATGGTAAAATAGTAGATACATCTGCAACTGAGTCATTGCCCAAACTGGACCTGGTAGCTAAAATGATCGGTAAGGATTTAGAACAACTGGAGAATATCAAGGAAAAAAGCAAGGTAACAGCTAAACCGGACGAGCTTTTTATAGAAGGTAGGCAGTTAGTCAATAGTGAAATTAGCCCCTTTGATATATCTTTACATAAGGGTGAGGTGCTGGGTCTGGCTGGATTACTTGGTTCAGGGAGAACAGAACTGGTTGAGTTAATTTTTGGTTTGAATCCTGCTGAAGGGGGTCAGCTTAAGATTAATGATGGTGAAAAAAAGATAACTAATCCTAAGGCTGCCATGGAAAATAAATTTGCACTATGTCCGGAAGATAGAAAAACAGCTGGTTTGATAGATGACTTGACTGTACGGGAGAATTTAATTCTATCTTTACAGGTTGAAAGGGGCTGTTTTAAGTATTTACCTAGAGAAGAACAGGAGAGAATAGCCGATCAATATATAGATTTATTAAAGATAGCAACCCCTAGTGCAGAACAGAAGGTTAAAAACTTAAGTGGGGGAAATCAGCAGAAAGTAATATTAGCCAGGTGGTTAATAACCCAACCTGATTTATTAATACTGGATGAACCAACACGGGGAATAGATGTAGGGACAAAAACAGAGATACAGAAGATGGTTTTATCACTTGCTGATGAGGGGATGAGTATTATTTTTGTTTCCTCTGAGCTTGATGAGGTTATCAGGGTTAGCCAGCGTGTTGCTGTTTTACGGGATAGGAAAAAAGTAACTGAATTAAGTGGGGATGAAATAAATGAATCCAATATTATGGGTATTATTGCTGAAGGGAGGGCTTAA
- a CDS encoding galactokinase has protein sequence MRDIKELWEIFNERFSDTGLRKGVFAAPGRVNLIGEHTDYNDGFALPMAIDKSIVMIAQLRDDKEVRAYSVDYDSEAVFSLMDLEFDQENLWANYLQGVIDEIQKLDYYLPGMNLIFTGNIPKASGLSSSAALEVVTAYTISSLNELNIAPVEMALLCQRAENGFVGVNCGIMDQYISRLGKEGNALLIDCRSNEYELVPLAIEDFRVVICNSKVERGLVDSEYNKRREECGKATKFFAERLDRRIKALRDVSTDELVEFSGELAATTLSRARHVISENNRVLTAVSALKNNDLETFGSLMTESHISLRDDYQVSCQELDLLVNLALKQDGVLGARMTGAGFGGCTVNLLARDRVDKFIAEVKAGYQKKTNIEPEIYVSLPADGAREL, from the coding sequence TTGAGAGATATCAAAGAATTATGGGAGATTTTTAACGAACGATTTTCTGATACAGGTTTAAGAAAAGGGGTTTTTGCTGCTCCCGGAAGGGTTAATCTGATTGGAGAGCATACAGATTATAATGATGGTTTTGCACTTCCCATGGCTATTGACAAAAGTATTGTTATGATAGCTCAATTACGGGATGATAAGGAGGTTAGAGCTTATTCTGTTGACTATGATAGTGAAGCAGTTTTTTCTTTAATGGATTTAGAGTTTGACCAGGAAAATCTCTGGGCTAATTATTTACAGGGGGTCATTGATGAGATACAGAAATTAGATTATTATCTACCGGGAATGAATCTGATTTTCACTGGTAATATACCCAAGGCTTCTGGATTGAGTTCCTCAGCTGCCCTGGAGGTAGTAACTGCTTATACCATTTCATCACTTAATGAACTTAATATAGCACCTGTGGAGATGGCCCTGCTCTGTCAGCGGGCAGAAAATGGCTTTGTCGGAGTAAATTGTGGTATTATGGATCAATATATTTCCAGACTTGGTAAAGAGGGTAATGCCTTATTAATAGACTGTCGGAGCAATGAATATGAATTAGTTCCGCTTGCAATAGAGGATTTTAGGGTAGTTATCTGTAATTCTAAAGTAGAAAGAGGATTAGTAGACTCAGAATATAATAAGAGAAGGGAGGAGTGTGGAAAGGCTACAAAATTTTTTGCTGAGAGATTAGACCGTCGGATTAAGGCTTTAAGGGATGTCAGCACAGATGAGTTAGTAGAATTTTCGGGTGAGCTGGCAGCTACAACTCTTTCCCGGGCCAGACATGTTATTAGTGAAAACAATAGGGTATTAACTGCTGTTTCCGCTCTAAAAAATAATGACCTGGAGACATTTGGCAGTCTAATGACAGAATCACATATTAGCCTGCGGGATGATTATCAGGTTAGTTGTCAGGAATTAGATCTTTTAGTTAATCTGGCTCTTAAGCAGGATGGTGTACTGGGGGCCCGCATGACTGGGGCTGGTTTTGGAGGTTGTACCGTAAATCTGCTTGCCAGGGATAGGGTTGACAAATTTATTGCTGAGGTAAAGGCAGGATATCAAAAAAAGACTAACATTGAACCTGAGATATACGTCAGTCTGCCTGCTGATGGTGCCAGGGAGTTGTAG
- the yjfF gene encoding galactofuranose ABC transporter, permease protein YjfF: MKNILSSKYLSVIITVLLFIIAFAIPSIIYPGFFSMQVFFNLFIDNAFLIVTAIGVTFVIITGGIDLSVGAMIAFTSMVIASLLEKGISPVIVIPFALLLGTLAGLMMGFLIEHFKIQPFIATLAGMFFLRGSCFLISIQSIPINDPFFKTLSHTRISFPGGAYISISVVISLIILGVAIYLAHYTRYGRVLYAIGGNEESAKLMGLPVGRAKIMVYGFSGFCSSLGGVLFTIYMLSGYGLHTSGLELDAIASAVIGGTLLSGGTGYVFGTLFGVLIQGLIQVIIMFQGTLSSWWTKIFVGILLFVFIVLQRLITAHREEQKASSKRLETSKQTAAV, translated from the coding sequence ATGAAGAATATTTTATCCTCAAAATACCTGTCAGTTATAATAACAGTACTTTTGTTTATAATTGCTTTTGCTATACCTTCAATCATCTACCCAGGCTTTTTTTCAATGCAGGTTTTTTTCAATTTGTTTATAGATAATGCCTTTTTAATTGTTACTGCCATCGGTGTTACATTTGTCATTATAACTGGTGGAATTGACCTTTCAGTAGGGGCAATGATAGCCTTTACTTCAATGGTAATAGCCAGTCTCCTGGAAAAGGGGATAAGTCCTGTTATAGTAATACCATTTGCCCTTTTACTAGGGACATTAGCGGGTTTAATGATGGGCTTTTTAATTGAACACTTTAAGATTCAACCCTTTATTGCAACACTGGCAGGGATGTTTTTTCTAAGGGGGTCATGTTTTTTAATCAGTATTCAGTCTATTCCAATCAATGACCCCTTTTTCAAAACACTTTCTCATACCAGAATAAGTTTCCCGGGAGGGGCATATATCTCTATTAGTGTAGTAATTTCCTTGATTATACTAGGTGTTGCAATTTATTTGGCCCACTATACCAGATATGGGCGGGTCTTATATGCTATTGGGGGTAATGAAGAATCAGCTAAACTGATGGGGCTTCCTGTCGGCAGGGCCAAGATAATGGTCTATGGTTTTAGTGGATTTTGTTCATCATTAGGTGGTGTCTTATTTACAATTTATATGCTGTCAGGTTATGGACTTCACACCAGTGGTCTGGAACTTGATGCCATTGCCTCTGCTGTAATTGGTGGGACTCTACTAAGTGGTGGAACAGGTTATGTGTTTGGTACACTTTTTGGTGTTCTGATTCAGGGTCTGATTCAGGTAATTATTATGTTCCAGGGTACTTTAAGTTCCTGGTGGACAAAGATCTTTGTTGGTATATTACTCTTTGTCTTTATAGTTTTACAGCGCTTAATTACGGCTCACAGGGAAGAGCAGAAAGCCTCTTCAAAAAGATTGGAAACAAGCAAACAGACAGCTGCTGTATAA
- a CDS encoding ROK family transcriptional regulator encodes MKRGSFELMKKMNQQVILKLIYNEKAISRAEIAEITGLSPATVTNITKGILGLGLIKETIHGESRGGRKPVLLEINPSGAYFIGLEWGIAELRGVLMDLNKKVVAYSEKRINSYQLDNFIELSASIIGEFYEHSIEKEKICGLGVGVHGIVDPMRGYSLFAPHFKWRNIPLKARLEEEFDLPVLLDNDVRAMALAEKWNGRDNFLFINTGSGIGAAIVMDGKLHYGRDYSAGEFGHMTLDKKGPLCSCGKRGCVEAFVSTDRLVYNYNEELNEELSHHTLQTEWSKLLNDARSGIEKAVFLLEGAVEYLGLGLANLVNLLNPEEILLAGDFIEGADLLLPLLKKKIKNNTLNIPGSKLQIEVSTFGEWVGAIGGATMVLEQLFNFQEGV; translated from the coding sequence GTGAAACGGGGTAGTTTTGAACTTATGAAAAAAATGAATCAACAGGTGATCTTAAAGTTGATTTATAATGAAAAGGCAATTTCACGGGCCGAGATAGCAGAGATAACTGGTCTTTCACCTGCTACAGTCACTAATATTACCAAGGGAATATTAGGGCTGGGATTAATCAAGGAGACTATCCATGGGGAATCACGCGGTGGCAGGAAACCTGTCCTGCTGGAGATTAATCCTTCAGGGGCCTACTTTATTGGTCTGGAATGGGGTATTGCTGAACTCCGTGGGGTTTTAATGGACCTTAATAAAAAGGTGGTTGCTTACAGTGAAAAGAGGATTAACTCATACCAGCTTGATAATTTTATTGAACTATCAGCAAGTATTATTGGGGAATTTTATGAGCATTCTATTGAAAAAGAAAAGATCTGTGGTCTGGGGGTAGGTGTTCACGGGATAGTTGATCCCATGAGGGGTTATTCCTTGTTTGCACCACATTTTAAATGGAGGAATATTCCCTTGAAAGCCAGGCTGGAGGAGGAGTTTGATCTCCCGGTTTTACTTGACAATGATGTTAGGGCTATGGCCCTGGCTGAGAAATGGAATGGTAGAGATAATTTCCTGTTTATTAATACAGGGTCAGGAATTGGCGCGGCTATAGTTATGGATGGAAAACTGCATTATGGCCGTGATTATAGTGCTGGTGAATTTGGACATATGACCCTGGATAAAAAGGGGCCACTTTGTAGTTGTGGAAAACGTGGTTGTGTCGAGGCTTTTGTTTCTACAGATAGGCTTGTCTATAATTATAACGAAGAATTAAATGAGGAACTCTCTCATCATACTTTACAGACAGAATGGTCTAAACTACTTAATGATGCCAGGTCAGGTATTGAGAAGGCAGTATTTTTACTGGAGGGTGCAGTAGAATATCTGGGGCTTGGGCTGGCTAATCTGGTTAATTTATTAAATCCGGAAGAGATATTACTGGCCGGTGATTTTATTGAAGGGGCAGATTTGTTACTACCCTTATTAAAGAAAAAGATTAAAAATAATACCTTGAATATACCAGGTAGTAAGCTGCAGATAGAGGTAAGTACATTTGGTGAATGGGTTGGGGCTATAGGTGGAGCAACTATGGTATTAGAACAATTATTTAATTTTCAGGAGGGGGTATGA
- a CDS encoding ABC transporter substrate-binding protein — protein sequence MFILLMVIMGLSLNVMAADKIVLGFSQIGAESEWRTANTEDIKRAADEDPDIQLIFSDAQQKQENQLKALRSFIARGVDVIAFSPVVETGWDTVLQEIKDAGIPVILVDRTVTADDSYYVTYMGSDFVEEGQKAANWLIEYMEEQGRGNEQINIVELQGTVGSAPANDRKTGFADVIKDYPNYKIIRSQSGDFTRSKGKEVMEAFLKAEGDNIDVLYSHNDDMAIGAIQAIEEYGLKPGKDIIIIGVDAVKGAFEAMIQGKMNCTVECSPLLGNQLMQAAKDIMAGKKVPEHIKTIEGIFPQEVALEEYPNRKY from the coding sequence ATGTTTATCTTGCTTATGGTGATCATGGGATTATCGTTAAATGTGATGGCTGCTGATAAAATCGTATTGGGTTTCTCACAGATAGGTGCTGAAAGTGAATGGAGAACAGCAAATACTGAAGATATCAAACGGGCTGCTGATGAAGACCCAGATATTCAATTAATTTTCTCTGATGCACAGCAGAAACAGGAAAATCAGCTTAAAGCACTCAGGTCATTTATTGCCCGCGGTGTAGATGTTATTGCTTTTTCACCAGTTGTTGAAACAGGTTGGGATACAGTATTACAAGAAATTAAGGATGCAGGTATACCTGTTATACTGGTAGATAGAACAGTTACTGCCGATGATTCATATTACGTTACTTACATGGGTTCTGATTTTGTGGAAGAAGGCCAAAAAGCAGCAAATTGGTTAATAGAATATATGGAAGAACAGGGTAGAGGTAATGAACAGATAAATATAGTTGAACTCCAGGGAACAGTTGGTTCTGCACCTGCTAATGATCGTAAAACAGGTTTTGCTGATGTTATTAAAGACTATCCTAATTATAAGATAATTCGCTCTCAATCTGGAGACTTTACCAGGTCAAAAGGGAAAGAAGTTATGGAAGCCTTCTTAAAAGCAGAAGGGGATAATATTGATGTCTTATATTCCCACAATGATGATATGGCTATTGGCGCTATTCAGGCTATTGAAGAATATGGTCTAAAACCTGGTAAAGATATTATAATAATTGGTGTTGATGCAGTAAAAGGTGCTTTTGAAGCAATGATTCAGGGTAAGATGAATTGCACAGTAGAATGCAGTCCACTTCTTGGAAATCAGTTAATGCAAGCTGCTAAAGATATAATGGCCGGTAAAAAAGTGCCCGAACATATCAAAACTATAGAAGGTATTTTCCCTCAGGAAGTAGCTTTAGAGGAATATCCAAATAGAAAATATTAA
- the galE gene encoding UDP-glucose 4-epimerase GalE — translation MNILVTGGAGYIGSHVAKKLNNIGHHVVVYDNLVKGHREAVLTAKFVKGDLADKKLLNEVMQSEEIEAVVHLAAHSIVGESMEKPGKYFQNNLSNGLNLLEVMVSNNVAYLVFSSTAAVYGEPQEVPITEDHPTNPASTYGDSKLFFEKILERYQQIHGLKYVSLRYFNAAGADHSGEIGEAHSPETHLIPIVLQKALGIRDKLYIFGDDYPSRDGSCIRDYIHVEDLADAHILALDGLIDGMDSRIYNLGNGEGYSVKEVIETASALIGKEIEAEIGPRRAGDPAVLVASSQKIREELGWKPKYAALETIIETAWKWHKGGGFNGND, via the coding sequence ATGAATATCTTAGTAACAGGTGGAGCAGGTTATATTGGCAGTCATGTGGCTAAAAAATTAAATAATATTGGTCATCATGTTGTAGTATATGATAATTTAGTTAAGGGTCACCGGGAGGCTGTTCTGACAGCAAAGTTTGTTAAAGGTGATCTAGCAGATAAAAAACTCCTTAATGAAGTAATGCAGAGTGAAGAGATAGAAGCAGTAGTTCATCTGGCAGCACATAGTATAGTAGGGGAATCAATGGAAAAACCCGGGAAATACTTTCAGAATAACCTCTCAAATGGGTTAAATCTGCTGGAGGTGATGGTCAGTAATAATGTAGCTTATCTTGTATTTTCGTCAACAGCAGCAGTTTATGGTGAACCACAGGAAGTTCCTATAACAGAAGACCACCCAACAAACCCAGCTAGCACTTATGGTGATAGTAAATTGTTTTTTGAAAAAATCCTGGAACGTTATCAGCAGATACACGGTTTAAAGTATGTATCATTGAGATATTTTAATGCTGCAGGTGCTGATCATTCAGGTGAAATCGGAGAGGCACATAGTCCAGAAACACATCTAATACCAATTGTACTGCAGAAGGCTCTTGGTATCAGGGATAAACTCTATATTTTTGGTGATGATTATCCAAGCAGAGATGGTTCCTGTATCAGGGATTATATCCATGTTGAAGACCTGGCAGATGCACATATACTGGCCCTTGATGGTTTGATTGATGGTATGGATAGTAGGATATATAATCTGGGTAATGGTGAGGGTTATTCTGTCAAAGAGGTAATTGAGACTGCTTCAGCTCTTATAGGGAAAGAAATAGAAGCGGAGATTGGTCCCCGTAGGGCAGGTGACCCTGCAGTACTGGTAGCTAGTTCCCAAAAAATCAGGGAAGAACTGGGCTGGAAGCCGAAGTATGCTGCCTTAGAAACTATAATTGAGACAGCCTGGAAATGGCATAAAGGGGGCGGTTTTAATGGAAATGACTAA
- a CDS encoding ABC transporter permease, giving the protein MFELLKKFKESQIFSPLLALLILLLFDFIFIDGFLSIEIRDGRLFGTLIDILNRAAPLALLAIGMTLVIATGGIDLSVGAVIAISGAIAAKLIGGQLVIENGTIQYVTQVSLPIALFASMGMAAICGMWNGFLVGKIKVQPIVATLILMVAGRGIAQLITKAQIITIYYKPFHYIGTGYLLGLPFTIFIVVLAFLLVSLFVRKTAVGLYIESIGINDIASKYVGIKPSRIKFIVYTICGLMAGIAGLIVTSNVKAADANNAGLWKELDAILSVVIGGNSLSGGKFTIAGSIIGALVVQTLTTTVYAAGIAPEVTLVVKAVVVVIITIIQSQVFRDGISKLIVKRRDLT; this is encoded by the coding sequence ATGTTTGAACTATTAAAAAAGTTTAAGGAGTCACAGATTTTCTCGCCTTTGTTAGCCTTATTAATCTTACTGTTATTTGATTTTATTTTTATTGATGGTTTTTTAAGTATTGAAATAAGGGATGGGAGATTATTTGGTACATTAATAGATATATTAAACAGGGCAGCCCCACTGGCTTTACTGGCTATAGGTATGACACTGGTTATAGCTACAGGGGGAATAGACCTTTCTGTTGGGGCGGTAATTGCTATTTCAGGAGCAATAGCTGCTAAACTAATTGGGGGACAGTTGGTAATAGAGAATGGTACTATTCAATATGTAACCCAGGTGTCTCTCCCAATTGCCCTGTTCGCTTCTATGGGAATGGCGGCAATTTGCGGAATGTGGAACGGTTTTTTAGTTGGTAAGATAAAAGTGCAACCGATAGTGGCTACCCTTATCCTAATGGTAGCAGGACGGGGTATTGCTCAATTAATAACTAAAGCACAGATAATAACTATTTATTATAAGCCTTTTCATTATATAGGTACAGGCTATTTATTGGGACTGCCATTCACTATTTTTATAGTAGTGTTAGCCTTTTTACTGGTAAGTCTATTTGTTAGAAAGACTGCAGTAGGTTTATATATAGAATCTATTGGTATTAATGATATAGCCAGTAAATATGTAGGTATAAAACCCAGCCGGATTAAATTTATCGTCTATACTATCTGTGGATTAATGGCAGGGATTGCTGGATTAATAGTGACATCAAATGTTAAAGCAGCTGACGCTAATAATGCAGGTCTCTGGAAGGAACTTGATGCCATATTATCAGTAGTTATTGGCGGTAACTCCCTTAGTGGAGGTAAATTTACAATTGCTGGTAGTATTATAGGTGCACTTGTAGTACAGACATTGACAACAACTGTTTATGCAGCCGGTATTGCTCCAGAGGTAACTTTAGTAGTAAAAGCTGTAGTAGTTGTTATAATAACTATCATTCAGTCACAGGTTTTCAGGGATGGTATCAGTAAACTTATTGTAAAACGGAGGGATCTTACATGA
- a CDS encoding bifunctional 2-keto-4-hydroxyglutarate aldolase/2-keto-3-deoxy-6-phosphogluconate aldolase — protein sequence MIPKIENLKRIEETGIVAVVRAENSEQALKISEAVRAGGIQAIEITMTVPGAVDVIKELANTYQNNEILIGAGSVLDAETARACLLAGAEYIVSPCLDKDTIALCNSYQKAVMPGAMSVTEVHRAMQYGADVVKVFPATLFGPKIIKAIKGPIPQAPLLPTGGVSLDNVHEWIKAGSFAVGAGSALTAGAKKGDYDEVTRTAKEFIKRIKEAREN from the coding sequence ATGATCCCAAAGATTGAAAATTTAAAGAGAATTGAAGAAACAGGTATTGTTGCTGTTGTCAGGGCAGAGAATTCAGAACAGGCCTTAAAAATATCAGAGGCTGTCAGGGCCGGTGGTATCCAGGCAATTGAGATTACCATGACTGTACCAGGTGCGGTAGATGTTATTAAAGAACTGGCTAATACCTATCAGAATAATGAAATATTAATTGGTGCTGGTTCAGTACTTGACGCTGAGACAGCCCGCGCTTGTTTGCTGGCTGGGGCAGAGTATATTGTATCACCCTGTTTGGATAAGGATACCATTGCTTTATGTAACAGTTACCAGAAAGCAGTTATGCCTGGGGCTATGAGTGTAACTGAGGTACATAGGGCAATGCAGTATGGCGCCGATGTTGTCAAGGTTTTCCCGGCTACATTATTTGGACCTAAAATCATTAAGGCCATTAAAGGACCAATTCCTCAGGCCCCTTTATTACCAACAGGTGGAGTAAGTCTTGATAATGTACATGAATGGATTAAGGCAGGTAGTTTTGCAGTTGGTGCAGGTAGTGCCTTAACTGCAGGGGCTAAAAAAGGTGACTATGATGAGGTTACTAGAACTGCTAAGGAGTTTATTAAGAGAATTAAAGAGGCACGAGAAAATTAA
- a CDS encoding sugar kinase, whose translation MSKKVVTFGEIMLRLTPPELKRIVQTDRFNVIYGGGEANVSVSLANYGLDAYFASKVPENPVGQAALNDLRRYGVNTDYIARGGDRLGIYYCENGASQRPSNVVYDRAYSAIAEASADDFNWDEIFADAEWFHTTGITPALSENMSEITLQAVKAAKEHGVKVSCDLNYRAKLWTKERAGQVMSKVMEYVDVCIANEEDAEMVFGIKSGSDITGGDINVDGFKDVAQQLIDRFDLELVGSHLRISHSASDNDWLVVLYDGSEFVKSNQYSIHIVDRVGGGDSFAGGLIYSRLTGKSLQESAEFGAAASCLKQSIPGDFNQVSVQEVESLAGGNASGRVKR comes from the coding sequence ATGTCCAAGAAAGTTGTTACTTTTGGTGAAATTATGCTCAGATTAACCCCACCAGAGTTAAAGAGGATTGTACAGACTGATAGGTTTAATGTTATCTATGGTGGAGGTGAGGCCAATGTCTCTGTATCGTTGGCTAATTACGGACTAGATGCCTATTTTGCAAGCAAGGTGCCTGAGAATCCTGTAGGCCAGGCTGCTTTAAATGATTTAAGGCGTTATGGAGTTAATACAGATTATATTGCCCGTGGTGGTGATAGGTTAGGTATTTATTACTGTGAAAATGGAGCTAGCCAGCGTCCTTCTAATGTTGTTTATGATAGGGCTTATTCAGCTATTGCAGAGGCTTCTGCTGATGATTTTAACTGGGATGAAATATTTGCAGATGCTGAATGGTTCCATACTACTGGTATTACTCCAGCCTTAAGTGAAAATATGTCTGAGATTACCCTGCAGGCGGTTAAAGCTGCTAAGGAACATGGGGTTAAGGTGAGTTGTGACCTTAATTACAGGGCCAAATTATGGACTAAAGAGCGCGCTGGACAGGTGATGTCAAAGGTAATGGAATATGTTGATGTATGTATTGCTAATGAAGAAGATGCTGAAATGGTTTTCGGCATTAAGAGTGGCTCTGATATTACCGGTGGTGATATTAATGTTGATGGTTTTAAAGATGTTGCCCAACAACTAATCGACAGATTTGATCTAGAACTTGTAGGCAGTCATTTGAGGATTAGCCATAGTGCTTCAGACAATGACTGGCTGGTTGTCCTTTATGATGGTAGTGAATTTGTTAAATCAAATCAATATAGTATTCATATTGTAGATCGAGTAGGTGGAGGAGACTCCTTTGCTGGTGGACTAATATACTCCAGGTTAACCGGTAAGAGCCTCCAGGAATCTGCTGAATTTGGTGCAGCTGCTTCCTGTCTTAAACAGTCAATCCCTGGAGACTTCAACCAGGTAAGTGTTCAGGAAGTGGAATCCCTTGCTGGTGGTAATGCCTCTGGTAGGGTAAAAAGATAA